One Gossypium hirsutum isolate 1008001.06 chromosome A11, Gossypium_hirsutum_v2.1, whole genome shotgun sequence genomic window carries:
- the LOC107923250 gene encoding uncharacterized protein produces MKMRSENEDQCLVLRSKSEDTTRDFHKKSKRSYSREFLFSFAKLDTCKKLPTGFDSSILRELDDQSTSVLHSYHDSDASRFQSSLSHCSRRNPEQGILGSGARVHRDIAETIIPVVQGSGFHLLNRSSEPYRPPHLCKAKYYSERESKDHYNDETFGSPDNLSQDRAEEEKIRRDSFELMRKEQEMVTQEKQKFICDDYTENLKPYIAIVLEDSEGDFESKGSESRDVKEGHSENPLVCSSDLTHLLAEGEKMTAVDQKAIEHDSTKSSFGANGSGDNLMKSVPVPVTKRTSMELYGPCNPGVISCESLEEPILSEINGHCSTQRSNCSNYDEESQNILSLLRKEAGLTDLVESSKLKNTWSLDKSYVSETEIDNYQLNKFKKNLHGPISRSTGTKKDLTSRFKWDDSVKSRPIGNVESIEFSSFLVQTSASKRSSDVQDALESKNSSLCSYDELEICLPDEDSLITVDDYILPQESLFVAAGENRFDLTRFESSAFVHRSHDLTSSETYFNNPYMQQSNPQLRHSQLKSTKERVSCSEYETSPKSSIIKPRDLKSYAYTLQALQHFPTNVHHTPSQYFRAAETGFDYCMGYHLPPQQMYGLPRAAFPQHTSDQMACYEHDQNATFNSSLNFNRQFYNSLQNASSRPSEIVIESEADGSSYFGWPSVESVWKTN; encoded by the exons ATGAAGATGAGATCGGAAAATGAAGATCAATGTTTAGTGCTACGATCAAAATCGGAGGATACAACTCGTGATTTTCACAA AAAATCAAAACGTTCATATTCTAGGGAATTTCTCTTTTCCTTTGCTAAACTTGATACATGTAAAAAGTTACCTACTGGATTTGACAGTTCAATACTAAG AGAACTTGATGATCAATCAACTAGTGTGTTGCACTCGTATCATGATTCAG ATGCTAGCAGATTTCAAAGCAGTCTATCTCATTGTTCAAGGCGAAATCCTGAGCAAGGAATTTTGGGAAGTGGTGCAAGAGTTCATAGAGATATAGCAGAGACTATTATTCCAGTAGTTCAAGGCAGTGGCTTCCACCTACTCAACAGGAGTAGTGAACCTTATCGGCCTCCACATCTATGCAAG GCAAAATATTATTCAGAAAGAGAAAGTAAGGACCATTACAATGATGAAACATTTGGTTCCCCTGATAATCTGAGTCAAGACAGAGCAGAGGAGGAAAAAATAAGAAGAG ATTCATTTGAATTGATGAGGAAGGAACAAGAAATGGTTACTCAAGAAAAGCAAAAGTTCATCTGTGATGATTATACAGagaatttgaaaccatatattgCTATAGTCTTGGAGGATTCTGAAGGTGATTTTGAGTCCAAGGGATCTGAG TCTCGTGATGTTAAAGAAGGTCACTCTGAGAACCCTTTGGTCTGTTCCTCTGACTTAACTCATCTGCTTGCCGAAGGAG AGAAAATGACTGCTGTTGATCAAAAGGCCATTGAGCATGACTCAACAAAATCTTCTTTTGGAGCAAATGGATCTGGTGACAATCTAATGAAATCTGTTCCCGTTCCTGTCACAAAGCGAACCTCTATGGAATTGTACGGACCTTGTAATCCAGGAGTTATTTCTTGTGAAAGCTTGGAAGAACCAATACTGTCAGAGATCAATGGACATTGTTCAACTCAGAGATCAAATTGTTCCAATTACGATGAAGAATCTCAGAACATACTTTCATTGTTACGGAAAGAAGCAGGCTTGACAGACCTTGTAGAATCCTCAAAGCTAAAAAATACATGGTCCCTGGATAAATCCTATGTTTCTGAAACTGAAATTGACAACTACCAGCTAAACAAATTTAAGAAGAATCTTCATGGACCTATCTCTAGATCAACAGGCACCAAAAAAGACTTGACAAGCAGGTTCAAATGGGATGATTCAGTGAAGTCTAGGCCAATTGGAAATGTCGAAAGCATCGAATTCTCGAGCTTTCTTGTGCAAACTAGTGCAAGTAAAAGAAGCAGTGATGTTCAAGATGCGCTAGAATCAAAGAACAGTTCTCTGTGTAGTTATGATGAGCTTGAGATTTGTTTGCCAGATGAAGATAGCTTGATAACCGTAGATGACTACATACTTCCACAAGAGTCCTTGTTTGTGGCAGCCGGTGAAAACAGATTTGATCTAACCCGTTTCGAAAGTTCTGCTTTCGTTCACCGTTCTCATGATCTTACAAGCTCGGAAACTTATTTTAACAATCCGTACATGCAACAATCTAACCCACAACTCCGCCATTCTCAGCTGAAATCAACGAAGGAACGAGTAAGTTGTTCCGAGTACGAAACAAGTCCAAAGAGTTCCATAATCAAGCCTAGAGATTTAAAAAGCTATGCCTACACTCTACAAGCTCTTCAGCACTTCCCTACAAATGTGCATCACACACCCTCCCAATATTTTCGAGCTGCTGAAACAGGATTTGATTATTGTATGGGCTATCATCTCCCTCCCCAACAAATGTATGGGCTGCCTAGGGCTGCATTTCCTCAACATACTTCAGATCAAATGGCTTGTTATGAACACGACCAAAACGCAACTTTTAATTCGTCCCTGAATTTTAATAGACAATTTTATAACTCTCTTCAAAATGCCAGTTCCAG GCCTTCCGAGATTGTAATCGAGAGCGAAGCGGATGGATCTTCGTACTTCGGCTGGCCAAGTGTGGAATCAGTTTGGAAAACAAATTGA
- the LOC107924521 gene encoding glutaminyl-peptide cyclotransferase isoform X2, producing MASKSSKKKPNSKRSNSKPAYSPMASPKHFHLKRFFILISIMLPVCVIVVLGVSSNTSYKISSDHHSVKIYGFELVNEFPHDPRAFTQGLVYAGNESLYESTGLYKQSTVRRVAIQTGKVEVLHKMPDSFFGEGLTLLGERLFQVTWLTKIGFIYDTKNLQKLDRFTHQMEDGWGLATDGKILYGSDGTSTLYQIDPQTLKATRKQVIQFNGREVRYLNELEYINGEIWANIWQTDCIARISPKDGRMLGWILLPTLRQGLIAAGYNGIDVLNGIAWDSNKNRIFVTGKLWPKLYEIKLHPVRRQIDNKDIEQLCVP from the exons ATGGCGTCCAAATCGTCTAAGAAGAAGCCTAACAGCAAGCGATCAAACTCCAAGCCCGCCTACTCCCCGATGGCATCTCCGAAGCATTTCCATCTCAAAAgattcttcattttaatttcgATTATGTTGCCTGTTTGTGTAATTGTTGTTTTGGGAGTTTCGTCAAACACGTCGTATAAGATATCGTCGGATCATCACTCCGTTAAGATTTACGGATTTGAATTAGTCAACGAATTCCCCCACGATCCCCGTGCTTTCACTCAG GGCCTTGTTTATGCTGGAAATGAATCCTTATATGAGTCAACTGGACTTTACAAGCAG TCAACGGTTCGCAGAGTAGCTATTCAGACGGGAAAG GTTGAGGTTCTTCACAAGATGCCTGATTCATTTTTTGGAGAGGGTTTAACCCTTCTCGGTGAAAG GCTGTTCCAAGTAACTTGGTTGACAAAAATTGGTTTCATCTATGACACAAAAAATTTGCAGAAA TTAGATCGATTTACACATCAGATGGAAGATGGCTGGGGCCTAGCAACTGATGGCAAAATCTTATATGGAAGTGATGGGACTTCGACACTGTATCAGATAGATCCTCAAACATTAAAAG CCACAAGAAAGCAAGTCATCCAATTTAATGGCCGTGAAGTACGCTATCTGAATGAATTGGAATatataaatggtgaaatatggGCAAATATTTGGCAG ACTGACTGCATTGCTAGAATCTCACCTAAGGATGGTAGAATGCTTGGATGGATTCTTCTCCCGACTttaag ACAAGGACTCATAGCAGCTGGATATAAC GGAATTGATGTTTTAAATGGCATTGCTTGGGATAGCAACAAAAATCGCATTTTTG TTACTGGAAAACTCTGGCCAAAGCTTTATGAGATCAAGCTACATCCAGTAAGGAGACAAATCGACAATAAAGACATTGAGCAGCTTTGCGTGCCATGA
- the LOC107924521 gene encoding glutaminyl-peptide cyclotransferase isoform X1, with protein sequence MASKSSKKKPNSKRSNSKPAYSPMASPKHFHLKRFFILISIMLPVCVIVVLGVSSNTSYKISSDHHSVKIYGFELVNEFPHDPRAFTQGLVYAGNESLYESTGLYKQFIFWFQSTVRRVAIQTGKVEVLHKMPDSFFGEGLTLLGERLFQVTWLTKIGFIYDTKNLQKLDRFTHQMEDGWGLATDGKILYGSDGTSTLYQIDPQTLKATRKQVIQFNGREVRYLNELEYINGEIWANIWQTDCIARISPKDGRMLGWILLPTLRQGLIAAGYNGIDVLNGIAWDSNKNRIFVTGKLWPKLYEIKLHPVRRQIDNKDIEQLCVP encoded by the exons ATGGCGTCCAAATCGTCTAAGAAGAAGCCTAACAGCAAGCGATCAAACTCCAAGCCCGCCTACTCCCCGATGGCATCTCCGAAGCATTTCCATCTCAAAAgattcttcattttaatttcgATTATGTTGCCTGTTTGTGTAATTGTTGTTTTGGGAGTTTCGTCAAACACGTCGTATAAGATATCGTCGGATCATCACTCCGTTAAGATTTACGGATTTGAATTAGTCAACGAATTCCCCCACGATCCCCGTGCTTTCACTCAG GGCCTTGTTTATGCTGGAAATGAATCCTTATATGAGTCAACTGGACTTTACAAGCAG TTCATCTTTTGGTTTCAGTCAACGGTTCGCAGAGTAGCTATTCAGACGGGAAAG GTTGAGGTTCTTCACAAGATGCCTGATTCATTTTTTGGAGAGGGTTTAACCCTTCTCGGTGAAAG GCTGTTCCAAGTAACTTGGTTGACAAAAATTGGTTTCATCTATGACACAAAAAATTTGCAGAAA TTAGATCGATTTACACATCAGATGGAAGATGGCTGGGGCCTAGCAACTGATGGCAAAATCTTATATGGAAGTGATGGGACTTCGACACTGTATCAGATAGATCCTCAAACATTAAAAG CCACAAGAAAGCAAGTCATCCAATTTAATGGCCGTGAAGTACGCTATCTGAATGAATTGGAATatataaatggtgaaatatggGCAAATATTTGGCAG ACTGACTGCATTGCTAGAATCTCACCTAAGGATGGTAGAATGCTTGGATGGATTCTTCTCCCGACTttaag ACAAGGACTCATAGCAGCTGGATATAAC GGAATTGATGTTTTAAATGGCATTGCTTGGGATAGCAACAAAAATCGCATTTTTG TTACTGGAAAACTCTGGCCAAAGCTTTATGAGATCAAGCTACATCCAGTAAGGAGACAAATCGACAATAAAGACATTGAGCAGCTTTGCGTGCCATGA
- the LOC107924755 gene encoding UDP-N-acetylmuramate--L-alanine ligase, protein MSTSPATSVSDSRYFQPNFLEKVKIIVHLTGLRHKNTVLEKCILASKKNRRISLIKTRATKREQHCNIEHLKDRNQQNWVHFVGVGGCGLSALALIAVKQGFEVSGSDRKWSSFMDGLQQAGVRLHIGHSTLNIQSENGSRFPNCIVVSSAISEDNAEVLHAKSIGIPVYKRDYWLAKLTENHKLIAVSGTHGKSTTSALLAYVLKSMGDDLMAVVGAYVSQFPGGNVIWGDGPHFVLEADEYDGCFLGLSPYIAVLTNVEWEHVDFFQDEEAVKTFFRRFLKRIRVGGHLIICGDDVGARSLLDYTSEGSKPEHASGTMLVTSSDVDGYNIITYGISSTNEWHASSICPNSKGGSDYVLCHKGQPLANISLQIPGAHNVLNSLAVIATVTVLLQGQRQVHELINSLKLHLLDFIGLSRRFERIGKIHRCHIYDDYAHHPTEVYFVLQAARQRFPSMRLVVVFQPHTYSRLAALKDDFAVALSHADHVVVTAVYSVREAVPRNVCGKDLATSIISSPSEYIPSLDDVVDKLALEICKDPLREIVILTLGAGDVNTVGPKLLHELQKRLCIT, encoded by the exons ATGAGCACATCTCCCGCGACGTCGGTGTCCGATTCGCGCTATTTTCAGCCGAATTTTCTCGAGAAAGTCAAAATAATAGTCCACTTAACTGGTTTACGCCACAAAAACACAGTGTTGGAGAAATGCATCTTAGCTTCGAAAAAGAATCGTCGTATCTCACTTATAAAAACTCGTGCAACCAAAAGGGAACAACACTGCAACATAGAACATCTGAAGGATCGAAATCAACAAAACTGGGTTCATTTCGTAGGTGTTGGAGGTTGTGGGCTGTCGGCTTTAGCTTTGATTGCTGTTAAACAA GGTTTTGAGGTTAGTGGTTCAGATAGAAAATGGAGCAGTTTCATGGATGGGCTTCAACAAGCTGGTGTACGCTTGCACATCGGTCATTCTACGTTAAATATTCAAAGCGAAAATGGGTCCAGATTCCCCAATTGCATTGTTGTTTCTAGTGCTATTAGTGAAGATAATGCTGAGGTTTTACATGCCAAATCAATTGGAATACCTGT TTACAAACGAGATTATTGGTTGGCAAAGCTCACCGAGAATCACAAATTGATTGCTGTCTCTGGAACTCATG GGAAGAGTACAACTTCTGCTTTACTTGCTTATGTTTTGAAATCAATGGGAGATGATCTCATGGCTGTAGTAGGCGCTTACGTGTCTCAG TTTCCTGGTGGAAATGTAATCTGGGGTGATGGTCCGCACTTTGTGCTTGAG GCTGATGAATATGATGGCTGCTTCTTAGGGTTGTCACCTTACATAGCTGTTCTAACAAATGTGGAGTGGGAGCATGTGGATTTTTTTCAAGACGAG GAAGCAGTTAAAACATTTTTCAGGAGGTTCCTCAAAAGAATCAGAGTGGGTGGACATCTCATCATATGTGGGGATGA TGTTGGTGCACGTTCCTTGTTAGATTACACGAGTGAAGGAAGTAAACCAGAGCATGCAAGTGGAACTATGTTGGTTACAAGTTCAGATGTAGATGGTTATAACATAATAACTTACGGAATTTCAAGTACTAACGAATGGCATGCTTCATCAATTTGTCCCAACTCAAAGGGTGGCAGTGACTATGTACTT TGTCATAAAGGACAGCCACTGGCAAATATTAGCTTACAGATTCCAGGAGCTCATAATGTCCTCAACTCTCTAGCT GTTATTGCCACAGTGACGGTACTCTTACAAGGCCAAAGACAAGTACATGAACTAATAAACTCTTTAAAGTTACATTTGCTCGATTTCATTGGTCTTTCTAGACGCTTTGAGAGGATTGGAAAAATACACAGATGTCATATATATGATGATTATGCACACCATCCAACCGAAGTATATTTTGTTCTTCAAGCAGCACGACAGAGATTCCCATCAATGAGACTAGTGGTGGTATTCCAGCCTCATACATACAG TCGTTTAGCTGCTTTAAAGGATGATTTTGCTGTTGCATTAAGTCACGCAGATCATGTTGTGGTTACAGCG GTTTATTCGGTCCGAGAAGCAGTTCCACGGAATGTTTGTGGAAAGGATTTAGCTACTTCAATCATCAGTTCTCCATCCGAATACATCCCCTCTCTG GATGACGTGGTCGATAAACTAGCACTTGAGATATGCAAGGACCCTCTTCGTGAAATCGTTATATTGACCCTCGGTGCAG GTGATGTCAATACAGTGGGTCCTAAATTGCTGCATGAATTGCAAAAGAGATTATGCATTACATAA
- the LOC107923473 gene encoding probable polygalacturonase, which translates to MEFSRKSLVIETLISAIFLLGLSSSSVAELAAGHATTSTTIEFPALNCRKHSAVLTDFGGVGDGKTSNTEAFKAAIANLSQLAADGGGTQLVVPPGKWLTGSFNLTSHFTLFIHKDAVILGTQDESEWPHLPVLPSYGRGRDAPTGRFSSLIFGTNLTDVVITGNNGTIDGQGAYWWKKFKEEKLNVTRPYLIEIMYSNQVQISNLTLVNSPSWNVHPIYSSDIIIQHLTILAPVDSPNTDGIDPDSCTNTKIEDSFVVSGDDCIAVKSGWDQYGIKFNMPTKNLVIRRFTCISPDSATIALGSEMSGGIEDVRAEDITAINTESGVRIKTAVGRGAYVKDIYVRRMTLNTMKYVFWMTGSYGSHPDPGFDPKALPVIKGINYRDIVADNVTYSARLDGIENDPFTDICISNVNIKLTTKPKELQWNCTNIQGVTNQVTPEPCNLLPEKEIDCPFPEDRLPIDNVKLKICSTSSNF; encoded by the exons ATGGAGTTCTCCAGAAAATCCCTT GTGATCGAGACGTTGATCTCAGCAATATTTCTATTGGGATTATCGAGTTCGAGTGTAGCGGAGTTGGCCGCCGGACATGCGACGACGAGTACGACGATCGAGTTTCCGGCGTTAAACTGTCGGAAACACAGTGCGGTTCTGACGGATTTTGGTGGTGTTGGTGACGGTAAAACATCCAACACGGAGGCGTTTAAAGCTGCGATAGCAAACCTCAGCCAGCTCGCGGCAGATGGTGGTGGTACACAACTTGTTGTCCCGCCGGGGAAATGGTTAACTGGGAGTTTTAATCTCACCAGTCATTTTACTCTTTTTATCCATAAAGATGCTGTTATTCTTGGAACTCAG GATGAATCAGAGTGGCCTCATCTTCCTGTTCTGCCATCTTACGGGAGGGGAAGAGACGCCCCTACTGGAAGGTTCAGCAGTCTTATTTTTGGCACCAACCTCACGGATGTCGTCATTACAG GTAACAACGGTACCATCGATGGCCAAGGAGCTTACTGGTGGAAAAAGTTCAAAGAGGAGAAATTAAATGTAACCAGGCCTTACTTGATCGAGATAATGTATTCTAATCAGGTGCAAATTTCGAATCTCACATTGGTTAACTCTCCATCATGGAACGTTCATCCCATATACAGCAG TGATATAATTATCCAACACTTGACCATTCTTGCACCAGTTGATTCTCCTAATACAGATGGAATAGATCCAG ATTCATGCACAAACACTAAAATTGAGGACAGTTTTGTAGTCTCAGGGGATGACTGCATAGCTGTCAAAAGTGGTTGGGATCAATATGGAATCAAGTTCAACATGCCAACCAAGAACTTAGTGATTAGAAGATTCACCTGCATATCTCCTGACAGTGCCACCATTGCTCTCGGGAGCGAGATGTCAGGTGGGATCGAAGATGTAAGAGCCGAAGACATCACGGCAATCAATACTGAATCTGGTGTGAGGATTAAAACAGCCGTGGGAAGAGGAGCTTACGTGAAAGACATTTATGTTAGGAGGATGACATTGAATACAATGAAGTATGTGTTCTGGATGACAGGCTCTTATGGCTCGCATCCAGACCCCGGTTTTGACCCAAAAGCATTACCGGTAATCAAAGGGATCAATTACAGAGACATTGTGGCTGATAATGTTACGTATTCAGCAAGACTGGATGGGATCGAAAACGATCCTTTTACGGATATTTGCATTTCTAATGTCAATATCAAACTAACTACAAAACCAAAGGAGTTGCAATGGAACTGCACTAATATTCAGGGAGTTACTAACCAAGTGACACCGGAACCATGCAATTTGTTGCCTGAGAAGGAGATTGATTGCCCCTTCCCTGAGGACAGGCTGCCTATCGACAATGTCAAGTTGAAGATTTGTTCGACCAGCAGCAACTTCTGA